CCGGCGCCGCCCGTGAACCCCCGGTGCAGCCGCCCGCCCATGACGAGGGCGGCGCCGAGGCCCTCCTCGCTCCACAGCAGCACGAAGTCGCGGTGCCCGGCGGCGGCGCCGAGTCGCTGTTCGGCGACGGCGACCAGGTTGACGTCGTTCTCGTACTCGAGGGGCACCGGCAGCGCGGCGGCCAGTTCCTCCAGCAGGCGGGGCGCGTGCCAGCCGGGCAGGTGCGAGGCGTACCGGAGCCGCCCGGTCGAGGGGTCGAACGCGCCGGGCGTGCCGATGACGACCCGCCGCACGTCGTCCCGGGTGAGCCCGGCCGCCTTCACGGCGCCGTCCAGCGCGTCGGTGACCTGCCGCACGGCACCGGGCCCGCCCCGGCGCGGGGTCGGCAGGACGAACTCCCCGGCCACGGCCCCGGTCACGTCCGCGACGGCGGCCCGCACGCGGCGCGGGTTCACGTCGAGCCCGGCGGCGTACGCGGCGCGCGGGTTCACCCCGTACAGCTGCGCGTTCGGCCCGGGCCGCCCCTCGGAGGTGCCGGTCACGACGACGAGCCCCGCCGCTTCCAGCCGGGCCAGCAGTTGCGAGGCGGTCGGCTTGGACAGCCCGGTGAGCTTCCCGATCCGCGCCCGCGACAACGGCCCGTGCTCCAGCAGCAGTTCAAGCGCGGCCCGGTCGTTCATGGCCCGCAACACCCGAGGCGTCCCGGGAATGCCCCCGCTCACGTCGTCCGGCCCCCGCCTTGAGAACTGTTAGGAAACTTTCCTGTCACCCGCCGGAGACGACGGTAGGCCGGGTGACGTCGTGTCGTCAACAGGTCGATGAGCGACCGACGCCTCGGATTGTCGGTGCGGCGTTTTACGGTGGGCCGGGAGGAAGTGCGGCAGATGGGGGGGGACCAGCTTGTTGCAGGGACATGCCGCGCCGTCCATAACGCGTTGACGCTCGCCGACTTCACTCCGTAGCGTCGCGGACGATCTTGAATGGCTCGTGTACTCGAACACGGGCCGTGGTCTGAGGGGGGAGCCTCATGCAGTTCACGTCATCCGCCGTACCGGCCGGAC
This genomic window from Streptomyces thermolilacinus SPC6 contains:
- a CDS encoding ROK family transcriptional regulator — translated: MNDRAALELLLEHGPLSRARIGKLTGLSKPTASQLLARLEAAGLVVVTGTSEGRPGPNAQLYGVNPRAAYAAGLDVNPRRVRAAVADVTGAVAGEFVLPTPRRGGPGAVRQVTDALDGAVKAAGLTRDDVRRVVIGTPGAFDPSTGRLRYASHLPGWHAPRLLEELAAALPVPLEYENDVNLVAVAEQRLGAAAGHRDFVLLWSEEGLGAALVMGGRLHRGFTGGAGEVGFMPVPGAPLVRNVAKAGSGGFQELTGAQALPRLARELGLDVPPGDGPEAAARLLRTAAGAVGAGGAGEVDGAGGACGVSEGSRAAEDSGAYGALLDAYATGLATGLASLVAVLDPELVVLSGDLAVAGGEPLRARVAAELAELAAARPRLVLGAVREHPVLRGALEAALAATRDEVFDTSAR